The nucleotide sequence GCCAGCGGCTGTCGGCCGCGTCGCTGCCCGCACCCACATTGAAGTACGCGCCGGGAGCCTTTTGCAGGTAGGCACTGAAGTCCTCGCCGCCCATCGTGGGCTGCGCGTCCTGGTAGTGTTCGCTTCCCACCGTCGCCAGCGCGATCTCCTTGAGCTGCGCGGCCACCCAGTCGGTGTTGATGACGGGACGGTAACCGAACTCGTACTTCAGCTCGTACGTCGCGCCGTGTGCCTCACACACGCCCCGGATCACCCGCTCGATCAGCCTCGGTGCGCGCTGCCGCAGCTCGGGATCAAAGGACCGCACCGTGCCCTGCAACACCGCCGTATCGGGAATGACGTTGTGGGTGGTCCCCGCGTGAAAGGACGTGATGGAGACGACAAGCGCGTCGAGCGCCGCCACATTTCGGCTGACCACGTGCTGAAGGTTCGTGACGACCTGCGCACCCACCGCGATGGGGTCTACCGTCTGCTCGGGGTGCGCGCCGTGCCCGCCCCGACCGCGGATGGTGAGGTGCAGGCTATCGGGTGCGGCCATAAACGCGCCCGGCTTCACCGCCACCACCCCGACCGGAAGCTGAGAATTGAGGTGCAGCCCCGTCACCACGTCCACGCCGTCCATCAGGTTCGTCTCCATGACGAGTTCCTCCGCGCCGCCCGGCCCGATCTCCTCGGCGTGCTGGAAGATCATGCGGATTTCGCCCGGCACCTCCTGGGCGCTCTCGGCGAGAAGGCTGGCCACGCCCAGCAGGATCGCCGTGTGCCCGTCGTGGCCACAGGCGTGCATCACCCCCGGCTTCCGCGAGCGGAACTCGAAGGTGTTCTCCTCCTCGATGGGGAGGGCGTCGATATCGGCGCGCAGCAGCACCGTGCGGCCCGGCTTCCCACCCTTCAGGACCGCCAGCACGCTGGTCGCCGTGGGGCGGGTCACCGTGAGGCCCGGCATCTTGCGCAGCTCGCCCTCGATGTACGCCGCCGTCTCGTGCTCCTCGAAGCCGACTTCCGGGTTCATATGCAGGTGCCGCCGCCACGCGACAAGCTGGTCACGGAGCGTTCCCCTCTCCACCATTTGGGTCATGCCCCCAGTGTAGGGCCGCAGGACCGCAGCTGCGTGACCAGCTCGGTCCCGGTCTCCGTCACACTGAGGCATGCCGGACGCTCGCTCGCAAGTCGCCGCCGACGCCCTTCACGCCGCCCAGGAACTGGAGGTGGCCGCCGCCCACCTCCGCACCGCCGCGCGGCACGTGCAGCAGGGAGAAGTGCCCCGCTACGCCGCCCACCTGCTCGCCGCACACGGGCACCTGCTGGGCGTGCAGAGCAAGCTGAATGCCCTGGCCCTCCTGCACGCCGCCCGGAGTGTGCCTCAGCCGAGGAGCGGTGAGGATGAACCCAGCTAGCTGCCCTGCAACCTTTCTGCCTGCAGGGCCGTAGAGGAAGTTATGAAAAAGACCCGCAGCAAGGCCAACAAGTGGCTGGTCTACGCGCCCATCGCCCTGGAAGTGCTCCGCCTGCTTCGCCGCAACCAGCAGGCCAAGCGCGGCAAGTATGCCCGGCTTCGCAAGCGGGACCGCGCCCTTGATTTTCTGCTGGGGCAGGCCGAACGTCGGCTGGGCAAGCGCCGAAGCCGCTGGTTCTGAAGGCTCTTTCCCCAAGCCGCCCCGGTTCTTGCCGCCGGGGTGGCACGCTGCTGGGATCCGCCGCCCGAAAGTTGCCTGAACCGTACAGTTCTCCCCGCCACCCGCCTCTAGAGTCGGGCCGTATGGAGTTGCGTAGCGGCACGGCGTTTTGGCCCCTTAAGAACGGTCTCCTTTACACCTATCCGCCCTTAGGGCAAAACGAGCGGGCCGACGTGCTGGTGATTGGAGCGGGGATCACGGGTGCGCTGGTGGCCGACGCTCTGACCGAGGCGGGACTGGACGTGGTGGTGCTTGACCGCCGGGACGCCGGATTCGGCAGCACGAGTGCCAGCACAGCTCTCCTCCAGTACGAGATCGACACGAACCTGGTGGACCTGACCCGGATGATCGGCCAGCGGGATGCCGAGCGGGCCTACCTGCTGTGCCGCGACGCCATCGACCGGCTGGAGGCGCTTACCCGAACGCTTCCGGACAACTGCGGGTTTCAGCGGCCGGGCAGCCTGTACTACGCCTCCCGTTCGCGTGACAGCCGTCTGCTGCAGGCCGAGTACGCCGCCCGCACCCGCGCCGGACTCCAGGTCGAATTCCTGAGCGGGCCGGAGGTACAGGAGCGCTTCGGCCTGCGAGCACCAGCCGCCCTCTTCAGCCCCGCCGGCGCGCAGCTTGACCCCTACCGCCTCACCCAGCACCTGCTGCAGCGGGTGCAGGCGCGGGGCGCACGGGTCTACGACCGCACCGAGGTCACTGAGCTGGAGGCCACCCAGAACGGGTACGTGGCGCACACCGCCCGCGCAGCCCGCGTGCAGGCGCGGCGTGTGGTGGTGGCCGCCGGCTACGAGGCCGAGCGCTTTGCCGGCCAGCGCCTGGCGCGGCTCAAGAACACCTACGCCCTGGTGACCGAACCCCTGCCGGAAGCGCAGAAGCCCTGGCCGACCAGCTGCCTGATCTGGGAGACGGCCCGGCCCTACCTGTATGCCCGCACAACCGCCGAAGGCCGCATTCTCATTGGAGGAGAGGACGACGACCACCACAGCCCGGCGCGGCGTGACCGCAGGCTTCCTGCCAAACAGCGCCGGCTGGAACGGCGGCTCGAAAAGCTGCTCCCGGGGCTCAAGACAGAGGTTGCCTTTGCCTGGGCCGGAACCTTTGGCGAGACGCCGGACGGCCTGGCCTTTATTGGACCGCAGCCGGGGAATCCCTGCCTGCTGTTTGCCCTGGGCTACGGGGGCAACGGGATCACCTACAGCGTTCAGGCGGCGCGCCTGCTGACGGATCACCTCCTGGGGCGGCCCGCGCCGGATCTGCGGCTTTTTCGTCTCGACCGCTGAACCCACTCCGGTGCGCCACGCTCAAGGCCCGCTCAAGCCGCGAGGCGGCGCTCTCATCTGGACGAACAAAGTCATAATGATTATGATTTCTAGGAGCGACTGCGCGTCGGGCGGGTCGCCCAGGCGCCCGGTGTCGCGGACGGGGCCAGCTGTTTTTTTGCATGAGGCGCTCCCGGCAGCCACAAAGGAGAAGGTATGAGCGATCACGACAAGCTCCCGGAACACAACACGGCGGCCCAGGGTGTGGGCGGCACCCAGGACGCCCGCATGACCGCCGAGGAGACCCCGCGGACCCTGACCACACGGCAGGGCCACCCGGTCACCAACAACCAGAACATGCGGACGGTGGGCAACCGCGGCCCAGCGACCATGGAGAACTACCACTTCCTGGAAAAGCTCTCGCATTTCAACCGCGAGCGCATTCCGGAGCGGGTGGTGCACGCGCGCGGCGCCGGGGCGCACGGGTACTTCGAGGCGTATGGCAAGGTGGGTGACGAGCCCATCAGCCGGTACACCCGCGCCAAGCTCTTCCAGGAACCCGGCAAGCGGACCCCAGTCTTTGTGCGCTTCTCGACGGTGGGGCACGGGGGGCACTCGCCGGAGACGCTGCGGGACCCGCGCGGCTTCGCGGTGAAGTTCTACACCGAAGACGGCAACTGGGACCTGGTGGGCAACAACCTCAAGGTGTTTTTCATCCGTGACGCGATCAAGTTTCCCGACCTGATTCACTCGCAAAAGCCCGATCCAGTCACCAACATCCAGAGCCAGGAGCGCATCTTCGACTTCTTCGCGGGCACTCCGGAAGCCACCCACATGATCACCCTGCTGTATTCGCCCTGGGGTATTCCGGCCAACTACCGCCAGATGCAGGGCTCGGGGGTGAATACCTACAAGTGGGTGAATGACCGGGGCGAGGCAGTCCTCGTCAAGTACCACTGGGAGCCCCTCCAGGGCATTCGCAACCTCACCCAGGAGGAAGCGGAAAAAATCCAGGCCAAGAACTTTAACCACGCCACCCAAGACCTGTACGAGGCGATTGAGCGCGGCGACTATCCCCAGTGGGAGCTCTTCGTGCAGCTCATGCCCGACGGCGAACACCCCGAACTGGACTTTGACCCCCTCGACGACACCAAGATCTGGCCGAAAGAGCAGTTCCCCTGGCTGCCGGTGGGCCGCATGACCCTCAACCGCAACCCCGAGAACTACTTCGCAGAGGTCGAGCAGGCTGCCTTCGGCACGGGCGTGCTGGTGGACGGGCTGGACTTTAGTGACGACAAGATGCTGGTCGGCCGCACCTTCGCCTACTCGGACACCCAGCGCTACCGCGTGGGCCCCAACTACCTGCAACTGCCCATCAACGCGCCCAAAAAGCACGTGGCGACCAACCAGCGCGACGGCCAGATGACGTACCGGGTGGACACCGCGCCCGGCCAGAACCCGCACGTGAACTACGAGCCCTCGCTGCTGAACGGTCTGGTAGAAGCCCCGCGCAGCCACCCCGACCACACGCCCTTTATCCAGGGTCACCTCGTGCGCCAGAGCATCGACCGCACCAACAACTTCAAGCAGGCGGGCGAGCAGTACCGCGCCTTTGAGGACTGGGAACGCGAGGAGCTGATCAAGAATCTCTCCCTGGCCCTCAAAGACGTGTCGGAGCCCATCCGCGAGCGGATGCTGGAGTACTTCACCCAAGCCGATCCCGACTACGGCCGCCGCGTGCGCGAAGGCATCGAACAGGCCCGCCAGAGTGACGCCCAGAAAAAGGAGCAGGCTGTGCAGCAGGCCGAAGCGCGCAGCCGCGAGGCCCAGCCCTACTGAGCCCCTTCGGTCCGCAGTCCGGCTCCCCCCGGGCCGGACTTTTTTGATTCTGTAGGCTTGTCTGCCGGCTCTTCAGCCCCAACAATAGAAAGAGAGAAAGCAAGGCTCGGCCGCGGCCGAGCCGCCCGTGAGGGGGAAGCGCAGGATCAGGAATGTCAAGCGCCACACAGCAACTTCAGCACCTCCTGGAACACGCCGGGCTGCGGGTCACGCAGCCGAGGTTGCGGCTGCTGGAGTTTTTTGCGCGCAGCAGCGGTCACTTCACCCCTGAGGAGATCTGGGACCGCCTGCGCGCCTCCGGTCATCCCATCAGCATCGCCACGCTGTACCAGAACCTCAAGACCTTCAGCGAGCACGGGCTGATCGGAGAGATGATCGGGCAAAACGGGGAGGTGCGCTACGATACCAACCTCGAGCCTCACGCGCATCTGGTCTGCCTGCGCTGCGGCCGCCTCGCGGACATCACCCTGGAGTTGCCGGACCTGCGGCCCCGCGGTCAGGCACAGGGGTGGTTGGTGGCCCAGACGCGGGTGGATTTGCAGGGTCTATGCCCAGAATGCCAGGAAGCAGACCTGCCCGCCCCCTAGCCGCAGCGCGGGCGAGGGGCAGGCCAACTGTTCTGTGATCTCCTCCCTGGAGCTTCTCTCCGGCTCAGCGGCTGCGCAGCGTGTTCTGAACGGCACTCATGAACTCGGCGCGGGTACGGGCGTCCTCCTTGAAAAGCCCGCGCATGGCACTCGTCGTCGTGCTTGAGTTCTGCTTCTG is from Deinococcus sp. YIM 77859 and encodes:
- a CDS encoding M20 family metallopeptidase, producing the protein MTQMVERGTLRDQLVAWRRHLHMNPEVGFEEHETAAYIEGELRKMPGLTVTRPTATSVLAVLKGGKPGRTVLLRADIDALPIEEENTFEFRSRKPGVMHACGHDGHTAILLGVASLLAESAQEVPGEIRMIFQHAEEIGPGGAEELVMETNLMDGVDVVTGLHLNSQLPVGVVAVKPGAFMAAPDSLHLTIRGRGGHGAHPEQTVDPIAVGAQVVTNLQHVVSRNVAALDALVVSITSFHAGTTHNVIPDTAVLQGTVRSFDPELRQRAPRLIERVIRGVCEAHGATYELKYEFGYRPVINTDWVAAQLKEIALATVGSEHYQDAQPTMGGEDFSAYLQKAPGAYFNVGAGSDAADSRWPHHHPRFTIDEDSLVTGVQMLQAAALRLAQPE
- a CDS encoding FAD-binding oxidoreductase, whose product is MELRSGTAFWPLKNGLLYTYPPLGQNERADVLVIGAGITGALVADALTEAGLDVVVLDRRDAGFGSTSASTALLQYEIDTNLVDLTRMIGQRDAERAYLLCRDAIDRLEALTRTLPDNCGFQRPGSLYYASRSRDSRLLQAEYAARTRAGLQVEFLSGPEVQERFGLRAPAALFSPAGAQLDPYRLTQHLLQRVQARGARVYDRTEVTELEATQNGYVAHTARAARVQARRVVVAAGYEAERFAGQRLARLKNTYALVTEPLPEAQKPWPTSCLIWETARPYLYARTTAEGRILIGGEDDDHHSPARRDRRLPAKQRRLERRLEKLLPGLKTEVAFAWAGTFGETPDGLAFIGPQPGNPCLLFALGYGGNGITYSVQAARLLTDHLLGRPAPDLRLFRLDR
- a CDS encoding catalase, whose protein sequence is MSDHDKLPEHNTAAQGVGGTQDARMTAEETPRTLTTRQGHPVTNNQNMRTVGNRGPATMENYHFLEKLSHFNRERIPERVVHARGAGAHGYFEAYGKVGDEPISRYTRAKLFQEPGKRTPVFVRFSTVGHGGHSPETLRDPRGFAVKFYTEDGNWDLVGNNLKVFFIRDAIKFPDLIHSQKPDPVTNIQSQERIFDFFAGTPEATHMITLLYSPWGIPANYRQMQGSGVNTYKWVNDRGEAVLVKYHWEPLQGIRNLTQEEAEKIQAKNFNHATQDLYEAIERGDYPQWELFVQLMPDGEHPELDFDPLDDTKIWPKEQFPWLPVGRMTLNRNPENYFAEVEQAAFGTGVLVDGLDFSDDKMLVGRTFAYSDTQRYRVGPNYLQLPINAPKKHVATNQRDGQMTYRVDTAPGQNPHVNYEPSLLNGLVEAPRSHPDHTPFIQGHLVRQSIDRTNNFKQAGEQYRAFEDWEREELIKNLSLALKDVSEPIRERMLEYFTQADPDYGRRVREGIEQARQSDAQKKEQAVQQAEARSREAQPY
- a CDS encoding Fur family transcriptional regulator, with amino-acid sequence MSSATQQLQHLLEHAGLRVTQPRLRLLEFFARSSGHFTPEEIWDRLRASGHPISIATLYQNLKTFSEHGLIGEMIGQNGEVRYDTNLEPHAHLVCLRCGRLADITLELPDLRPRGQAQGWLVAQTRVDLQGLCPECQEADLPAP